Proteins encoded by one window of Parabacteroides sp. FAFU027:
- the nusA gene encoding transcription termination factor NusA: MAKKEEIISMVDTFAEFKDLKNIDRTTMVSVLEESFRNVIAKMFGTDENYNIIINPDKGDFEIWRNREVVSDEDFEDSNLQISLSEAKKIDADYEVGEEVSDEVFFQNFGRRAILNLRQTLASKIMELQKDTLYNKYKDMIGQIASGEVYQTWKKEMLILDDEGNELLLPKTEQIPADFYRKGEIVRAVIARVENKNNNPKIILSRTSPLFLQRLFELEVPEINDGLILIKKIARIPGERAKVAVESFDDRIDPVGACVGVKGSRIHGIVRELRNENIDVINYTANISLFIQRALSPAKISSIRVNEEEKKAEVFLKPEEVSLAIGKGGMNIKLASMLTEYTIDVYRDIEESEEEDIYLDEFSDEIDVWVIDALKSIGCATAKAVLSTPREVLIEKADLEEDTVDEVMNILKAEFED; the protein is encoded by the coding sequence ATGGCCAAGAAAGAGGAAATTATCAGCATGGTTGATACATTTGCTGAATTCAAAGATTTGAAGAACATCGACAGAACAACCATGGTCAGCGTTCTGGAGGAGTCATTCCGCAATGTGATTGCTAAGATGTTTGGCACCGATGAGAATTACAATATCATCATCAACCCCGACAAAGGAGACTTTGAAATCTGGAGAAACCGCGAGGTGGTATCTGATGAGGATTTCGAAGATTCGAACCTGCAAATTTCCCTCTCTGAAGCTAAAAAAATCGACGCTGACTATGAAGTGGGCGAAGAGGTTTCTGATGAGGTATTTTTCCAGAATTTCGGCCGTCGTGCTATCCTGAACCTTCGCCAGACACTGGCTTCGAAGATTATGGAGCTGCAAAAAGACACTTTGTACAACAAGTACAAAGACATGATTGGCCAAATCGCTAGTGGCGAAGTTTATCAGACCTGGAAAAAGGAGATGCTCATTCTCGACGACGAAGGCAACGAGCTGTTGCTGCCGAAAACCGAGCAAATTCCGGCAGACTTCTACCGCAAAGGCGAAATCGTGCGTGCTGTGATTGCCCGCGTTGAAAACAAAAACAATAACCCGAAAATCATTCTGTCACGTACTTCTCCGCTCTTCCTTCAGCGTCTGTTTGAACTGGAAGTGCCAGAGATCAACGACGGACTGATATTGATTAAGAAAATTGCCCGTATCCCGGGCGAAAGAGCCAAAGTGGCGGTAGAGTCGTTTGACGACCGTATCGACCCGGTTGGTGCATGTGTGGGGGTGAAAGGTTCACGTATTCACGGTATTGTGCGCGAGTTGCGTAACGAAAATATCGACGTGATTAACTACACTGCCAACATCTCGCTGTTTATCCAGCGTGCATTGAGTCCTGCTAAAATCTCTTCTATCCGTGTAAATGAAGAGGAGAAAAAGGCGGAAGTGTTCCTGAAACCGGAAGAGGTTTCATTGGCGATTGGTAAAGGCGGTATGAACATCAAGCTGGCATCGATGTTGACCGAATACACCATCGACGTTTACCGCGACATCGAAGAGAGCGAAGAAGAAGATATCTATTTGGATGAATTCTCTGACGAAATCGATGTATGGGTAATTGATGCCCTGAAAAGCATCGGTTGCGCTACCGCGAAAGCTGTACTTTCAACTCCGAGAGAAGTGCTTATTGAGAAAGCCGACCTTGAAGAGGATACCGTAGATGAGGTGATGAATATCCTTAAGGCTGAATTTGAAGACTAA
- a CDS encoding aminotransferase class IV — protein sequence MSLLLESVRIVNGQWMNAAYHRQRMDDSTMELFGKAFSVDFETIEIPAEYRKGIVKGRIIYDTQVREVGFDHYSSRKIGSLQLVYEDNIDYHLKWADRTALNELVKQKGTADEILIIKNGFVTDISYANVVVRYKDRLATPAHCLLKGTRRRQLLDQLVVVEEDITVDKLFQAESVIIINAMLGLEEAIEIPISRIFR from the coding sequence ATGTCCCTTTTACTTGAATCGGTTCGTATTGTTAATGGTCAATGGATGAATGCGGCTTATCACCGGCAGCGCATGGATGATAGTACCATGGAGCTGTTTGGGAAAGCCTTCAGTGTGGATTTTGAAACAATTGAAATTCCGGCTGAATACCGGAAGGGTATTGTGAAAGGGCGGATTATATATGATACGCAGGTTCGTGAAGTTGGGTTTGATCATTATTCTTCCAGAAAAATCGGTTCACTGCAACTTGTCTATGAGGATAATATTGATTACCACCTGAAATGGGCAGATCGAACGGCTTTGAATGAATTGGTTAAACAAAAAGGCACCGCAGATGAAATTCTTATCATCAAAAATGGTTTTGTAACTGATATCAGTTATGCTAATGTTGTGGTCCGGTATAAGGATAGGTTAGCGACTCCGGCGCATTGCCTGCTGAAAGGTACACGCCGCAGGCAACTGCTTGATCAGCTTGTTGTTGTCGAAGAAGATATTACAGTTGATAAACTTTTCCAGGCAGAGTCGGTTATCATTATCAATGCTATGCTGGGATTGGAGGAGGCGATTGAAATTCCCATCAGCCGGATCTTTCGCTGA
- a CDS encoding helix-hairpin-helix domain-containing protein, which translates to MNRWIIAFINCLLITTLFSQELEKDDSGWAGFVQEIAESTENEQNINTLYEQLSDIHEHPFNINQIRKEQLEQLPFLSDEQVENILAYLYISGPMKSIYELKLVKDLDQETIKRLLPFVYLGPPEKKREEIDWKRLFQRGNSRLYLRFDSNLNRKEGYRSAQDSTDINRYLGLPPYSFVKYDFNAGNKLQMGFLVEKDAGERVRDGFYSFHLLLKDIGSLKRLALGHYKLNFGQGLVMNTNFALSKSIIATNIGARAEGISRHYSTDEINYLQGAAMTYEWGKNQITAFASVRKAAATLNDSVLTSLKSDSYFNTENDLKQRNAFTMSLLGANWQRRFGRLKVGVTALHYFFDKPVIPEARRDNFFDFRGKENSDFSIDYQYRIGRLSFLGETAICGNGSLATLNGMQIRASSRFSASILQRSYSQSYHAYYSASFAESSRTQNEQGVYWGAEWRPKSKWLVRGYADLFRFPWLKYGVSQPSSGFDGMLQVEYTMSDNLQMSLRYRYKEKEKDVPGETILYQTEKYDTQRLRWQCEYSMGKTVKLQTSIDYNRYKEEMSSPGEGFAISQSISKKWGGLPLSSDFQLMIFDTGGYNNAVYAYEKSVLYAFSFPSFYGKGYRWMANFRYEFNDKLSCWLKFAQTVYRDREVIGSGLEAIQGNKKSDIYLLLRWKF; encoded by the coding sequence ATGAACAGATGGATTATAGCTTTTATCAACTGTCTGTTGATAACTACTCTATTCTCGCAAGAGCTTGAGAAAGATGATAGTGGCTGGGCTGGTTTTGTTCAGGAGATTGCTGAATCAACAGAAAATGAACAAAATATCAACACTCTTTATGAACAGTTGTCCGATATTCATGAACACCCGTTTAATATCAATCAAATCCGCAAAGAACAGCTTGAACAGCTTCCGTTTCTGAGCGATGAGCAAGTTGAAAATATCCTGGCCTACCTCTATATCTCAGGGCCTATGAAATCAATCTACGAGCTTAAACTGGTGAAAGATCTCGACCAGGAAACAATAAAACGGCTGTTGCCTTTCGTGTATCTGGGGCCACCGGAAAAGAAGAGAGAAGAGATTGACTGGAAAAGGCTTTTTCAAAGAGGAAATAGTCGTCTATATCTTCGTTTTGATTCGAATCTCAACCGAAAAGAGGGTTATCGGTCAGCGCAAGACTCTACAGATATCAATCGATACCTGGGTTTACCGCCTTATTCGTTTGTCAAATATGACTTCAATGCGGGAAATAAACTGCAAATGGGTTTTCTTGTCGAAAAAGACGCCGGAGAGAGGGTTCGCGATGGTTTTTATTCGTTTCACTTACTCCTCAAAGATATTGGAAGTCTAAAACGTCTGGCATTGGGGCATTACAAGCTTAACTTCGGGCAGGGATTGGTGATGAATACTAATTTTGCCCTGAGTAAAAGCATTATAGCTACCAATATTGGCGCCCGGGCTGAGGGTATTTCTCGTCATTACTCAACCGATGAAATCAACTACCTACAAGGCGCTGCCATGACCTATGAATGGGGGAAAAATCAAATCACGGCATTTGCCTCCGTCAGGAAAGCGGCAGCGACATTAAACGACTCTGTGCTGACCAGCCTGAAATCCGACTCCTATTTCAATACCGAAAATGATTTGAAGCAACGGAATGCTTTTACCATGTCGCTGCTGGGAGCCAACTGGCAAAGACGATTCGGGCGACTTAAGGTTGGGGTTACGGCGTTGCACTACTTTTTCGATAAGCCCGTCATTCCGGAAGCCCGAAGAGATAACTTTTTTGATTTCAGGGGGAAGGAAAACTCAGACTTTAGTATTGATTATCAATACCGCATCGGGCGGTTGTCTTTTCTTGGCGAAACGGCCATTTGTGGCAATGGTTCGCTGGCGACCCTGAACGGCATGCAAATCAGGGCTTCATCCAGATTTAGTGCCAGTATTCTTCAACGAAGTTATTCCCAGTCGTATCACGCTTATTACAGTGCATCATTTGCCGAGTCAAGCCGGACGCAAAATGAACAGGGTGTGTACTGGGGTGCGGAATGGCGCCCCAAAAGCAAATGGCTGGTGAGAGGTTATGCAGACCTGTTTCGTTTTCCCTGGTTGAAATATGGCGTAAGCCAACCCTCTTCCGGTTTTGATGGTATGTTACAGGTGGAATACACGATGAGTGATAATCTGCAAATGAGTTTGCGATACCGTTACAAGGAAAAAGAGAAAGATGTTCCCGGGGAAACAATTCTTTACCAAACGGAGAAATACGATACGCAGCGTTTGCGTTGGCAGTGTGAATACTCAATGGGTAAAACAGTGAAGCTGCAAACCTCCATCGACTACAATCGTTACAAAGAGGAGATGAGTTCTCCTGGGGAAGGGTTTGCTATATCGCAAAGCATAAGCAAGAAGTGGGGAGGGCTTCCCTTGTCTAGTGATTTTCAATTGATGATTTTCGATACAGGTGGCTATAACAATGCTGTTTACGCCTATGAGAAAAGTGTGCTTTATGCATTTTCTTTCCCTTCGTTTTATGGAAAGGGATATCGCTGGATGGCTAATTTCAGGTATGAGTTTAATGATAAACTCTCCTGCTGGTTGAAATTTGCACAAACGGTTTACCGGGACCGGGAGGTGATTGGTAGCGGGCTCGAAGCTATTCAGGGGAATAAGAAAAGTGATATTTATCTTTTGTTGCGCTGGAAGTTTTAA
- the infB gene encoding translation initiation factor IF-2, translating to MSIRLNKVTKDLNVGIQTVVEFLHKKGFTVEANPNAKISDDEFALLVKEFSKDKSLKQESEKIIQERFHKEKHKETVSIEPTPAPAPAPAPAPAKPAAPTEIKTSVPDEFKPKFKEVGKINLDDLNKKPAAPAAQPARAEQPVVKAEPEKKEEVAPAPQAIEVKPEPVKVEEAPKSEPKKVEEEVFEEDYDEEESFEGPDEDSDNNDDSDSQTVSEEASSDDSDEPFRLNKPKFESNIKVVTKIDLGALNQTTRPKKKSKEEKRKEREAKDKQRVDLKKPAPGAQGQGQQQGQNRPSQQGAQQGQGANASADAKKKRDRIKREKVDIEKTGAQTNAGGSRPDNRQQQQGAKQPHQPKFKRPIKAEVSEEDVQKQIKETLARLTTKTKSKGAKYRREKRDAVSTRRSEMEEQEMLEKQVIKLTEFVTVNDLANMMDVSVMDVISVCMSVGKMVSINMRLDAELINLIAEEFGFKTEYVSADVVEAIAEEEDREEDLEPRSPIVTVMGHVDHGKTSLLDYIRQANVIAGEAGGITQHIGAYHVDLPDGRKITFLDTPGHEAFTAMRARGANVTDVAIIIVAADDGLMPQTIEAINHASAANVPMIFAINKIDKQGANPEKIKEALANMNYLVEDWGGKYQSQEISAKKGLNIDQLLEKVLLEAEMLDLKANPNKRATGSIIESSLDKGRGYLATVLVSNGTLKMGDVVLAGTHYGRVKAMFNERNQRVKEAGPAEPVLILGLNGAPQAGDTFHVLESEQEAREIATKREQLQREQGLRTQKLLTLDDIGRRIAIGNFQQLNVIVKGDVDGSVEALSDSLIKLSTEEIEVNVIHKAVGQISESDITLAAASNAIIIAFQVRPSASARRLAEKEGVDIRQYSVIYKAIEEVKAAMEGMLSPDIVEETVATLEVRETFKITKVGTVAGCMVKEGKIKRNSKIRLIRDGIVIYSGDLGSLKRFKDDVKEVAFGYECGLNIHNYNDLKVGDIIEAYEEVEVSRTL from the coding sequence ATGTCGATAAGATTAAACAAAGTAACCAAAGACTTAAACGTAGGAATCCAGACCGTTGTCGAGTTTCTGCATAAAAAAGGATTTACCGTTGAGGCTAACCCCAACGCGAAAATCAGTGATGATGAGTTTGCGCTGCTCGTCAAAGAGTTTAGTAAAGATAAGAGCCTGAAACAGGAATCTGAAAAAATTATCCAGGAGCGTTTCCACAAGGAGAAACATAAGGAAACCGTTTCTATAGAGCCGACTCCGGCACCAGCACCCGCTCCGGCACCTGCTCCGGCGAAACCGGCAGCACCGACTGAAATCAAGACTTCGGTTCCGGACGAGTTTAAGCCTAAATTTAAAGAAGTAGGTAAAATCAATCTGGATGACCTGAACAAGAAACCGGCAGCGCCTGCTGCTCAGCCTGCTCGTGCCGAACAACCGGTAGTAAAAGCTGAACCGGAGAAGAAAGAAGAGGTTGCCCCGGCTCCCCAGGCAATCGAAGTAAAACCTGAACCGGTGAAAGTGGAAGAGGCTCCTAAATCAGAACCAAAGAAAGTCGAAGAGGAGGTATTCGAAGAAGACTACGATGAAGAAGAAAGCTTCGAAGGACCGGACGAAGATTCAGACAATAATGATGACTCTGATAGCCAGACTGTAAGCGAAGAAGCATCTTCGGATGACAGTGACGAGCCTTTCCGTCTCAACAAACCGAAGTTTGAATCAAACATCAAGGTGGTGACAAAAATCGACCTGGGTGCTTTGAACCAGACTACCCGTCCGAAGAAAAAATCAAAAGAGGAAAAACGCAAAGAGCGTGAAGCCAAAGATAAACAACGCGTTGACCTGAAAAAACCTGCGCCAGGTGCTCAGGGACAGGGCCAGCAACAAGGTCAGAACAGACCTAGTCAGCAGGGAGCCCAGCAAGGTCAGGGTGCGAATGCATCAGCAGACGCGAAGAAAAAACGCGACCGCATCAAGCGTGAAAAAGTGGACATCGAGAAGACCGGTGCTCAAACGAACGCCGGTGGTAGCCGTCCTGATAACAGACAACAGCAGCAGGGTGCAAAACAACCGCATCAGCCGAAATTCAAAAGACCAATCAAGGCTGAGGTGAGCGAAGAGGATGTACAAAAGCAGATCAAAGAGACGCTTGCCCGCCTGACTACCAAAACCAAATCAAAAGGAGCAAAATACCGTCGTGAAAAACGGGATGCTGTATCTACCCGTCGTAGTGAGATGGAAGAACAGGAAATGCTCGAAAAACAGGTAATCAAGTTGACCGAATTCGTAACGGTTAATGACCTGGCAAACATGATGGATGTTTCGGTAATGGATGTCATCAGCGTTTGTATGAGCGTGGGTAAAATGGTGTCGATCAACATGCGTCTCGACGCGGAACTGATCAACCTTATTGCCGAGGAGTTTGGATTCAAAACAGAATATGTAAGTGCCGACGTAGTAGAGGCTATTGCCGAAGAGGAAGACCGCGAAGAGGATCTCGAACCGCGTTCACCAATCGTAACGGTGATGGGTCACGTTGACCACGGTAAGACTTCATTGCTCGACTACATCCGCCAGGCAAACGTTATCGCCGGTGAGGCCGGAGGTATTACGCAGCACATCGGTGCATACCACGTGGATCTGCCGGATGGTCGTAAGATAACCTTCCTCGATACTCCTGGTCACGAAGCCTTTACAGCGATGCGTGCCCGTGGAGCAAACGTTACTGACGTTGCGATTATCATCGTTGCTGCTGACGACGGCCTGATGCCTCAGACCATTGAGGCGATCAACCACGCTTCTGCAGCGAATGTACCGATGATTTTCGCCATCAATAAAATAGACAAACAGGGTGCAAATCCAGAGAAGATCAAAGAGGCTCTGGCTAACATGAACTACCTCGTGGAAGACTGGGGTGGTAAATACCAGTCACAGGAAATTTCCGCGAAAAAAGGTCTCAACATTGACCAACTGCTCGAGAAAGTGTTGCTTGAAGCGGAGATGTTGGATCTTAAAGCTAATCCTAATAAACGTGCAACCGGTTCGATCATCGAATCGTCACTGGATAAAGGTCGTGGTTACCTGGCTACTGTATTGGTTTCAAACGGAACCCTCAAAATGGGTGATGTGGTGTTGGCCGGTACTCATTATGGCCGCGTAAAAGCGATGTTCAACGAGCGTAACCAACGCGTGAAAGAGGCAGGACCTGCTGAACCGGTATTGATCCTTGGTCTGAACGGTGCTCCTCAGGCAGGTGATACCTTCCACGTACTGGAATCAGAGCAGGAAGCCCGCGAAATTGCCACTAAACGTGAGCAGTTGCAGCGCGAGCAAGGACTCCGTACTCAGAAACTGCTTACTCTGGACGATATCGGCCGCCGTATCGCGATCGGAAACTTCCAGCAGCTTAACGTGATCGTGAAAGGTGACGTGGATGGTTCTGTAGAGGCATTGTCGGATTCGTTGATCAAGCTTTCAACCGAAGAGATCGAAGTAAATGTAATCCACAAAGCAGTAGGTCAGATTTCCGAATCGGATATCACTCTGGCAGCCGCTTCAAATGCGATCATCATTGCCTTCCAGGTACGTCCGTCGGCAAGTGCGCGCAGACTGGCTGAGAAAGAGGGTGTGGACATCCGTCAGTACTCTGTGATCTACAAAGCCATCGAAGAGGTGAAAGCCGCGATGGAAGGTATGCTTTCTCCGGATATTGTGGAAGAGACTGTTGCTACGCTCGAAGTGCGTGAAACCTTCAAAATCACCAAAGTCGGTACAGTTGCCGGATGTATGGTTAAAGAAGGTAAGATCAAACGTAACTCGAAAATCCGCCTGATCCGCGATGGTATCGTAATCTACTCGGGAGACCTCGGTTCATTGAAACGCTTCAAGGACGATGTGAAAGAGGTGGCATTCGGCTATGAGTGTGGTTTGAATATTCACAACTACAACGACCTGAAAGTGGGCGACATCATCGAAGCTTACGAAGAGGTAGAAGTAAGCCGTACATTGTAA
- the rimP gene encoding ribosome assembly cofactor RimP — MIDKQLVKAIVEEGLAESESFLVDVMVRPGNAIVVEIDSEEGIDIEECVKLTRLIESRIDREVEDYELEVGSAGVTQPFKVLRQYQMNIGNEVEVLTKDGRKLTGVLKDANEENFTVTTLVKVKIEGEKRKKEVESNLSFKYEEIKHCKYLIRFK, encoded by the coding sequence ATGATTGACAAACAATTAGTCAAAGCAATTGTAGAAGAGGGGCTGGCGGAGTCCGAAAGCTTTTTGGTGGACGTGATGGTTCGTCCGGGCAACGCCATCGTTGTTGAGATTGACAGCGAGGAGGGTATCGATATCGAAGAATGTGTAAAACTGACCCGTCTCATCGAATCGAGAATCGACCGCGAGGTGGAGGATTACGAACTGGAAGTGGGTTCTGCAGGTGTTACGCAGCCGTTCAAGGTATTACGCCAGTATCAAATGAATATTGGTAACGAAGTAGAAGTCCTCACCAAAGACGGACGCAAACTTACTGGCGTTTTGAAAGATGCTAACGAGGAGAATTTCACCGTAACTACTCTGGTAAAAGTGAAAATCGAAGGCGAGAAGCGCAAAAAAGAGGTAGAATCAAACCTCAGCTTTAAATACGAAGAAATTAAACATTGTAAATATCTAATCAGATTTAAGTAA
- a CDS encoding aminodeoxychorismate synthase component I, producing the protein MKRMNSVEMIKKMDEAGQERTPFLFVVDFSGENCHFLPLNNLSGEFYYSIPGFENLPSDKCTEQPFHFLKQPISFERYKKGFDIVKTGILRGYSFLVNLTYPTYVDTNLTLAEIFDRSNAPYRLYMPGKFVCFSPECFVKIKNGRIFSYPMKGTIDATLPDAENRILNDAKEKAEHYTIVDLIRNDLSRVANQVEVTKFRYIDRVETNGKTLLQVSSEISGCLPADNHSHLGEIIFSMLPAGSISGAPKDATLNLIRQAELDERGYYTGIFGVFDGENLESAVMIRFIEQTSDGLLFRSGGGITAQSDAESEYRELIDKVYVPFT; encoded by the coding sequence ATGAAGCGGATGAACAGCGTAGAAATGATTAAAAAGATGGATGAGGCCGGGCAAGAAAGGACGCCTTTTTTGTTCGTCGTAGACTTTTCCGGTGAGAACTGTCATTTCCTGCCGCTGAATAATCTTTCGGGAGAATTTTATTACAGTATTCCTGGCTTCGAAAATCTTCCTTCTGATAAATGTACAGAACAGCCATTTCATTTTCTCAAACAGCCAATCTCTTTTGAACGATACAAAAAGGGATTTGATATTGTAAAAACAGGCATTCTGAGAGGCTACTCTTTTTTGGTAAACCTAACCTACCCGACGTATGTTGATACAAATCTTACCCTGGCTGAGATTTTCGATCGGAGTAATGCGCCGTATCGCTTGTATATGCCGGGTAAATTCGTCTGTTTTTCTCCTGAGTGCTTTGTGAAAATAAAAAACGGGCGAATTTTCTCCTATCCGATGAAAGGGACGATTGATGCAACCCTGCCGGATGCTGAAAACCGGATATTGAATGATGCTAAAGAAAAAGCGGAGCATTATACGATTGTGGACCTTATTCGTAATGACTTAAGTCGTGTCGCTAATCAGGTTGAAGTGACAAAGTTCAGGTACATTGACCGGGTAGAAACGAATGGTAAAACGTTATTGCAGGTGAGTTCTGAAATATCAGGGTGTTTGCCGGCGGATAATCATTCCCATTTGGGGGAGATTATCTTTTCGATGCTGCCGGCCGGTTCTATTTCCGGTGCGCCAAAAGATGCCACTTTGAATCTGATTCGGCAGGCAGAACTGGATGAGCGTGGCTACTATACAGGGATCTTCGGTGTTTTTGATGGCGAAAATCTGGAAAGCGCTGTCATGATTCGTTTTATTGAGCAAACTAGCGACGGTTTGCTCTTCAGGAGTGGCGGTGGTATTACCGCGCAGAGTGATGCCGAAAGTGAATATCGTGAATTAATTGATAAAGTCTATGTCCCTTTTACTTGA
- a CDS encoding M6 family metalloprotease domain-containing protein: protein MIKPFYITITIVLSVIFLYPIGALAVTANPEPVTIAQPDGSKLTLKLNGDERKHYSRTTDNYTVLQDSDGYYKYAIDSLGKLKPGYIRAHNPENRKATESHFLQSISTGLRQKDSTSVFGTHNTLKRASITQYLIQPESGLRSATVPTQRYLVILVNFADVKFSRTNADFTNMLNQTGYTATGATGYTGSVKDYYTENSMGNLVPQFDVVGPVTLSQNMAYYGGNDASGNDLHPREMVLEACTLANNAYSSLNFKNYDNDGDKVVDNIAIFYAGYAESNGASANTIWPHQWSVSGVSGNKLFDGVYVSSYSCSSELKGVSGTTMEGIGTFCHEFGHVLGLPDLYDTDGADNGQFFDSNSFNLMASGNYNNNANTPPYLSIFERKIIGWSTSIRLSGDTTITGLSHIGNSNKAFYIHTNPQPAPGENDTEWFYLENRQQTGWDSYIPGHGLVITHVDLSDSAFVKYWNNGLGNAYASHPCYDLLEADGIANYASRSGDPFPGTSGRTDFTDSGIPNSLSREGVATATPVTQITESSNLISFIVGKGVKSISTAVTETVGDNLAIISQNGEIRLNGLVTGASASLYNVAGELLSDKTSTSGQLTFPVRANGVYIIRLIKNGSVRSYKVVAGF from the coding sequence ATGATAAAACCGTTCTACATAACGATAACGATTGTGTTGTCTGTGATTTTCCTTTACCCGATTGGTGCATTAGCCGTTACTGCAAACCCGGAGCCGGTGACAATTGCCCAGCCCGATGGCTCAAAACTCACTTTAAAGCTGAATGGTGATGAGCGGAAGCACTATTCACGGACGACCGACAATTATACCGTCTTACAGGATAGCGATGGTTACTATAAATATGCGATTGATTCTTTGGGGAAGCTGAAACCAGGATACATCCGTGCTCATAATCCTGAAAACCGAAAAGCGACAGAGAGCCATTTCCTGCAGAGTATTTCCACCGGGTTGCGACAAAAAGATTCCACTTCTGTATTTGGCACTCACAATACGTTGAAAAGAGCATCAATCACTCAGTATCTGATCCAGCCCGAATCAGGATTGCGTTCAGCTACCGTCCCAACACAAAGATACCTGGTTATACTGGTCAATTTTGCGGATGTTAAGTTCTCCAGAACCAATGCTGATTTTACCAACATGCTTAACCAGACAGGATACACCGCTACTGGTGCTACCGGTTATACCGGAAGCGTAAAAGATTATTATACTGAAAATTCGATGGGGAATCTGGTGCCCCAATTTGATGTTGTTGGTCCGGTGACTTTATCCCAGAATATGGCTTATTACGGAGGAAACGATGCCTCAGGAAATGATCTTCATCCGAGGGAGATGGTTTTAGAGGCTTGTACACTCGCTAATAATGCTTATTCCTCGCTTAATTTCAAGAACTACGATAATGATGGTGACAAGGTGGTGGATAACATCGCCATTTTCTATGCCGGATATGCCGAGTCAAACGGAGCGTCTGCCAATACGATATGGCCTCACCAATGGAGTGTGTCAGGTGTTTCCGGGAATAAATTATTCGATGGTGTATATGTGAGTTCTTACAGTTGTTCTTCTGAGTTGAAAGGTGTCAGCGGTACAACGATGGAGGGAATCGGTACCTTCTGTCATGAATTTGGGCACGTGCTGGGATTGCCGGATCTTTATGATACTGATGGCGCTGACAACGGACAATTCTTCGATTCAAACTCATTCAACCTGATGGCGTCAGGAAACTATAACAACAATGCCAATACGCCTCCTTATCTTTCCATTTTCGAAAGGAAAATCATCGGGTGGTCCACATCAATCAGGTTAAGTGGAGATACGACAATAACAGGACTGTCTCATATAGGGAATTCAAATAAAGCCTTTTACATCCATACAAATCCCCAGCCGGCTCCGGGTGAAAATGATACGGAATGGTTTTATCTCGAAAATCGCCAACAGACAGGTTGGGATAGTTATATTCCGGGGCATGGATTAGTGATTACACATGTGGACTTGAGTGATAGTGCATTTGTAAAATACTGGAATAATGGTCTGGGAAATGCGTATGCCAGTCACCCCTGTTACGATCTTTTGGAAGCCGACGGTATCGCCAATTATGCTTCACGAAGTGGAGATCCGTTTCCGGGGACTTCCGGACGAACCGATTTTACTGACTCCGGAATCCCGAATTCGCTTTCCAGGGAAGGTGTGGCAACAGCAACCCCGGTTACCCAAATCACAGAATCATCCAATCTGATTAGTTTTATTGTAGGAAAGGGGGTTAAAAGTATTTCAACAGCTGTTACAGAGACAGTAGGAGATAATCTCGCAATAATAAGTCAAAATGGAGAAATCCGGCTCAACGGTCTTGTAACTGGAGCTTCCGCCTCGCTCTACAATGTTGCTGGAGAGCTGCTTAGTGATAAAACGTCCACTTCCGGTCAACTTACCTTTCCGGTGCGGGCAAATGGAGTCTATATCATTCGCCTGATCAAAAATGGCTCAGTAAGATCCTACAAGGTCGTCGCAGGATTCTGA